One window of Candidatus Eisenbacteria bacterium genomic DNA carries:
- a CDS encoding S8 family serine peptidase: MNRKFLVALSVLALSASLAEARPQPRLPSPVRGLRYRPGELLVMPADFSRFQRRSDGSFSTSDARLQAALARHGLTRFRLSGSRAMTLRSDLPGFDPVAAAADLRRTGAFRAVAPNLRLDLYETVPNDPYLIFQWQIRSTPENTDVQVTDAWDVWKGDTSTVIAIMDNGLDVSHPDLASQVWINRAEIPGNGLDDDGNGYIDDVKGWDFGNDDNDPSSEPVIDASGLDVGFHGTFVAGVAAASTHNGLGIAGAAWKCRFMALKVGDSNGAIMLESVVEAFDYMVGKGAAVLNMSFGTSDTTAREFLQAAVDDADAANILCVAGAGNDGASVKTWPAACDGVISVGATAENNTRASFSNHGPWVDVAAPGSLIWSSICQNYVLDDLSYILYVFLFGYDGANPYMYADGTSFASPLVAGVCGLIRSKMPALTPAQVAAHVVATGDVIPYDQPIGPRVNAHRALTQLAVGVEPQPAAGLQLEDAWPNPFTSATTMAFTLSRAAPVRLAIHDPTGRRVRLLVNATLPSGRHAIRWDGLDGGGRSLPSGVYFVTLESADFRGARKLVLAR; this comes from the coding sequence ACCTCGGCTTCCGTCGCCGGTCCGCGGCCTGCGTTACCGGCCGGGCGAATTGCTCGTCATGCCGGCGGACTTCTCGAGATTTCAGCGGCGCAGCGACGGCTCTTTTTCGACGTCCGACGCGCGGCTTCAAGCGGCTCTCGCCCGTCACGGATTGACGCGGTTTCGCCTTTCAGGCTCGAGGGCGATGACCCTGCGCAGCGATCTTCCCGGTTTCGACCCGGTCGCCGCCGCGGCCGACCTGCGCCGCACCGGCGCCTTCCGCGCGGTCGCCCCCAACCTCAGGCTCGACCTCTACGAGACGGTGCCCAACGATCCGTACCTGATCTTCCAGTGGCAGATCCGCTCGACGCCCGAGAACACCGATGTGCAGGTCACCGATGCCTGGGACGTGTGGAAGGGCGACACCTCGACGGTGATCGCGATCATGGACAACGGGCTCGACGTGTCGCATCCCGATCTCGCGAGTCAGGTGTGGATCAACCGCGCCGAGATCCCGGGCAACGGACTGGACGACGACGGCAACGGCTACATCGACGACGTCAAAGGCTGGGACTTCGGCAATGACGACAACGACCCCAGCTCCGAACCGGTCATCGACGCGAGCGGCCTCGATGTCGGTTTCCACGGGACTTTCGTCGCCGGCGTCGCCGCGGCGTCCACCCACAACGGCCTCGGTATCGCGGGCGCTGCCTGGAAGTGCCGATTCATGGCGCTCAAGGTGGGTGACTCGAACGGCGCCATCATGCTCGAATCCGTGGTCGAGGCATTCGACTACATGGTGGGCAAGGGAGCCGCCGTGCTCAACATGAGCTTCGGGACCTCCGACACGACCGCGCGGGAGTTCCTCCAGGCGGCGGTCGACGACGCCGATGCGGCCAACATCCTGTGCGTGGCGGGGGCGGGTAACGACGGTGCCAGCGTGAAGACGTGGCCCGCGGCCTGCGATGGCGTGATCAGCGTGGGCGCCACCGCGGAGAACAACACCCGAGCTTCGTTCTCGAACCATGGGCCCTGGGTGGACGTGGCCGCGCCCGGCAGCCTCATCTGGTCCTCGATCTGCCAGAACTACGTGCTCGACGATCTGAGCTACATCCTCTACGTGTTCCTCTTCGGCTACGACGGCGCAAACCCCTACATGTACGCGGACGGCACCTCGTTCGCCAGCCCGCTGGTCGCCGGCGTTTGCGGGCTGATCCGCTCCAAGATGCCCGCGCTCACGCCGGCGCAGGTCGCCGCGCACGTGGTGGCGACCGGTGACGTGATCCCCTACGACCAGCCGATCGGACCTCGCGTGAACGCCCACCGAGCGCTCACGCAGCTGGCGGTCGGAGTCGAGCCGCAGCCGGCGGCAGGACTGCAGCTCGAAGACGCCTGGCCGAACCCGTTCACGTCGGCCACGACCATGGCCTTCACGCTGTCGCGAGCGGCGCCGGTGCGGCTCGCCATCCACGATCCGACGGGCCGCCGCGTCCGCCTGCTGGTGAACGCGACACTGCCTTCCGGCCGACACGCGATCCGCTGGGACGGCCTGGACGGCGGCGGGCGCTCGCTGCCTTCCGGCGTCTACTTCGTCACGCTCGAGAGCGCCGACTTCCGGGGAGCACGGAAGCTCGTGCTGGCGCGGTAG